In Triticum aestivum cultivar Chinese Spring chromosome 5B, IWGSC CS RefSeq v2.1, whole genome shotgun sequence, the following proteins share a genomic window:
- the LOC123117858 gene encoding E3 ubiquitin-protein ligase RNF181: MLAQKPLLCDIDLAADNWDTFLPHDLATFVADGSRRDTDENGGVTLRYNMEMSLTIRVEVIYREPKALLLACDERATVTRCLFAATPTDCPICMEDFVRDDSDTNDDSDTTVRVRLPCSHSFHCDCILPWFYKVAKCPKCRHDLGKYLVAATDTPMGKFPGLPQQP; the protein is encoded by the coding sequence ATGCTCGCGCAGAAGCCGCTCCTCTGCGACATCGACCTTGCCGCCGACAACTGGGACACCTTCCTTCCCCACGATCTGGCCACGTTCGTGGCGGACGGATCCCGCCGTGACACCGATGAGAACGGTGGCGTCACCCTCCGCTACAACATGGAAATGTCTCTGACCATCCGGGTGGAGGTCATCTACAGAGAGCCCAAGGCGCTGCTTCTGGCGTGTGACGAGCGTGCCACGGTGACTCGATGCCTATTCGCGGCGACGCCGACCGACTGCCCTATATGCATGGAGGATTTTGTCAGGGACGACAGTGACACCAATGACGACAGTGACACCACCGTGAGGGTGAGGCTGCCGTGCTCCCACTCCTTCCACTGCGACTGCATCTTGCCGTGGTTCTACAAGGTGGCCAAGTGCCCAAAGTGTCGCCATGACTTGGGCAAGTACCTTGTCGCCGCCACAGACACCCCAATGGGGAAGTTCCCCGGCCTCCCCCAACAACCCTGA